A DNA window from Vigna angularis cultivar LongXiaoDou No.4 chromosome 1, ASM1680809v1, whole genome shotgun sequence contains the following coding sequences:
- the LOC108346750 gene encoding protein Dr1 homolog isoform X1 — protein MEPMDIIGKSKEDASLPKATMTKIIKEMLPPDVRVARDAQDLLIECCVEFINLISSESNEVCNREEKRTIAPEHVLKALQVLGFGEYIEEVYAAYEQHKMETMQDSLKGGKWSNGAEMTEEEALAEQQRMFAEARARMNGGGITSKQPDTDQSLDS, from the exons ATGGAGCCTATGGACATAATCGGCAAATCAAAGGAAGACGCTTCGCTCCCTAAAG CAACAatgacaaaaattattaaagaaatgtTGCCCCCAGATGTACGTGTAGCAAGAGATGCCCAAGATCTATTGATCGAGTGTTGTGTAG AGTTTATAAACCTCATCTCGTCAGAATCCAATGAAGTCTGCAACAGAGAGGAAAAACGGACAATTGCACCTGAGCATGTATTGAAGGCTCTACAG GTTCTTGGATTTGGTGAGTACATTGAAGAAGTTTATGCAGCATATGAACAACACAAAATGGAGACCATg CAGGACTCTTTAAAGGGTGGTAAATGGAGCAATGGAGCTGAGATGACCGAGGAAGAAGCATTAGCAGAGCAGCAAAGGATGTTTGCAGAGGCACGTGCTAGGATGAACGGTGGAGGCATTACTTCCAAGCAGCCAGATACTGACCAAAGTTTAGATAGCTGA
- the LOC108346750 gene encoding protein Dr1 homolog isoform X2 has translation MEPMDIIGKSKEDASLPKATMTKIIKEMLPPDVRVARDAQDLLIECCVEFINLISSESNEVCNREEKRTIAPEHVLKALQVLGFGEYIEEVYAAYEQHKMETMDSLKGGKWSNGAEMTEEEALAEQQRMFAEARARMNGGGITSKQPDTDQSLDS, from the exons ATGGAGCCTATGGACATAATCGGCAAATCAAAGGAAGACGCTTCGCTCCCTAAAG CAACAatgacaaaaattattaaagaaatgtTGCCCCCAGATGTACGTGTAGCAAGAGATGCCCAAGATCTATTGATCGAGTGTTGTGTAG AGTTTATAAACCTCATCTCGTCAGAATCCAATGAAGTCTGCAACAGAGAGGAAAAACGGACAATTGCACCTGAGCATGTATTGAAGGCTCTACAG GTTCTTGGATTTGGTGAGTACATTGAAGAAGTTTATGCAGCATATGAACAACACAAAATGGAGACCATg GACTCTTTAAAGGGTGGTAAATGGAGCAATGGAGCTGAGATGACCGAGGAAGAAGCATTAGCAGAGCAGCAAAGGATGTTTGCAGAGGCACGTGCTAGGATGAACGGTGGAGGCATTACTTCCAAGCAGCCAGATACTGACCAAAGTTTAGATAGCTGA
- the LOC108346750 gene encoding protein Dr1 homolog isoform X4 has protein sequence MEPMDIIGKSKEDASLPKEFINLISSESNEVCNREEKRTIAPEHVLKALQVLGFGEYIEEVYAAYEQHKMETMQDSLKGGKWSNGAEMTEEEALAEQQRMFAEARARMNGGGITSKQPDTDQSLDS, from the exons ATGGAGCCTATGGACATAATCGGCAAATCAAAGGAAGACGCTTCGCTCCCTAAAG AGTTTATAAACCTCATCTCGTCAGAATCCAATGAAGTCTGCAACAGAGAGGAAAAACGGACAATTGCACCTGAGCATGTATTGAAGGCTCTACAG GTTCTTGGATTTGGTGAGTACATTGAAGAAGTTTATGCAGCATATGAACAACACAAAATGGAGACCATg CAGGACTCTTTAAAGGGTGGTAAATGGAGCAATGGAGCTGAGATGACCGAGGAAGAAGCATTAGCAGAGCAGCAAAGGATGTTTGCAGAGGCACGTGCTAGGATGAACGGTGGAGGCATTACTTCCAAGCAGCCAGATACTGACCAAAGTTTAGATAGCTGA
- the LOC108346750 gene encoding protein Dr1 homolog isoform X3: protein MTKIIKEMLPPDVRVARDAQDLLIECCVEFINLISSESNEVCNREEKRTIAPEHVLKALQVLGFGEYIEEVYAAYEQHKMETMQDSLKGGKWSNGAEMTEEEALAEQQRMFAEARARMNGGGITSKQPDTDQSLDS, encoded by the exons atgacaaaaattattaaagaaatgtTGCCCCCAGATGTACGTGTAGCAAGAGATGCCCAAGATCTATTGATCGAGTGTTGTGTAG AGTTTATAAACCTCATCTCGTCAGAATCCAATGAAGTCTGCAACAGAGAGGAAAAACGGACAATTGCACCTGAGCATGTATTGAAGGCTCTACAG GTTCTTGGATTTGGTGAGTACATTGAAGAAGTTTATGCAGCATATGAACAACACAAAATGGAGACCATg CAGGACTCTTTAAAGGGTGGTAAATGGAGCAATGGAGCTGAGATGACCGAGGAAGAAGCATTAGCAGAGCAGCAAAGGATGTTTGCAGAGGCACGTGCTAGGATGAACGGTGGAGGCATTACTTCCAAGCAGCCAGATACTGACCAAAGTTTAGATAGCTGA
- the LOC108346741 gene encoding protein MIZU-KUSSEI 1 → MARITKKQLNKPKSPTYLSPTVKRRNQIHTLSISLSPSLSLLSDLPLKLVLPSHIKTPVMDTTSTPQPQDSSSKRHFHWTNKVGNEDIQVPSSETMSKIIEEDANTKGKDEQEQDDKGLPLPGSATTSQRRKLQAVAISRLRSVLTVFGKNRSNLPFGLGSRVVGTLFGYRRGHVHFAFQKDPTSQPAFLIELATPITGLVREMASGLVRIALECDKDKESEKKSLRLLQESVWRTYCNGKKCGFATRRECGAKDWEILKAVEPISMGAGVLPVTNNSDGGDGEVMYMRARFERIVGSRDSEAFYMMNPDSNGAPELSIYLLRV, encoded by the coding sequence ATGGCTAGAATAacaaagaaacaattaaataaacctAAAAGCCCAACATATCTATCCCCAACAGTAAAAAGAAGAAACCAGATTCATACTCTCTCCATCTCTCtgtctccctccctctctcTACTATCTGACCTTCCTTTAAAGCTTGTTCTTCCTTCTCATATTAAGACACCAGTCATGGATACAACCTCAACCCCTCAACCTCAAGACTCATCCTCCAAGAGGCATTTCCATTGGACCAACAAGGTTGGAAATGAAGACATCCAAGTCCCCTCCTCTGAAACAATGTCCAAAATCATAGAGGAAGACGCAAACACAAAGGGAAAAGACGAACAAGAACAAGATGACAAGGGTCTTCCACTCCCAGGCTCTGCAACGACTTCCCAAAGAAGAAAGCTTCAGGCCGTGGCAATCTCAAGGCTCCGCTCCGTCCTCACCGTGTTCGGCAAGAACCGCTCCAACCTTCCCTTTGGCCTCGGTTCTCGAGTGGTCGGCACCCTCTTCGGCTACCGTCGCGGCCATGTCCACTTCGCCTTCCAGAAGGACCCAACTTCCCAACCCGCTTTCCTCATCGAGCTTGCAACACCCATAACCGGTTTGGTTCGTGAAATGGCTTCTGGGCTGGTCCGAATCGCGCTGGAATGCGACAAGGACAAAGAGTCAGAGAAGAAGAGCTTGAGGTTGCTTCAGGAGTCCGTGTGGAGGACCTACTGCAACGGCAAAAAGTGTGGCTTTGCCACCAGAAGAGAATGTGGAGCGAAAGACTGGGAAATCCTGAAGGCCGTGGAACCAATTTCAATGGGTGCAGGTGTTCTGCCAGTGACTAATAACAGTGATGGAGGTGATGGGGAGGTGATGTACATGAGGGCTAGGTTTGAGAGAATTGTTGGGTCCAGAGACTCTGAGGCCTTCTACATGATGAATCCTGACAGCAATGGAGCACCTGAGCTCAGTATTTATTTGCTAAGAGTCTAG
- the LOC108324228 gene encoding kinesin-like protein KIN-8A has translation MPVSTRSQMSGEAEPNPSTATRLRNPHHGLKEKLRTLTLLYEQQKQASVSLKNASFRFPEKTVMRENAMPNTVVTRTFVLPQPPSNDDDAKENAIIGADRIVGFSCPRRTTTDNNVSVTCSATVARKLSMQEPERVDAVSEKQGKVGSRIMVFVRLRPMNKKEKESGSRCCVRVVNRRDVYLTEFANENDYLRLNRLRGRHFTFDAAFPDSASQQEVYSTSTSELVEAVLQGRNGSVFCYGATGAGKTYTMLGTVENPGVMVLAIKDLFNKIRQRSCDGNHLVHLSYLEVYNETVRDLLSPGRPLVLREDKQGIVAAGLTQYRAYSTDEVMALLQQGNQNRTTEPTRANETSSRSHAILQVVVEYRVRDAAMNVINRVGKLSLIDLAGSERALATDQRTLRSLEGANINRSLLALSSCINALVEGKKHIPYRNSKLTQLLKDSLGGACNTVMIANISPSNFSFGETQNTVHWADRAKEIRLKVNDANEDQLPVPEIASDQTKLVLELQKENRELRIQLTQHQQKMLTLEAQSLASHSSPTPPSAEHLSTPTSAQPVEKRRSRSSFLAGTCFTPETKKKGAELAIKTLQRTVKTLEAEIERMKKDHKLQLKQKDDIIRELSQNGGRQTLTAGEAGKGVVTRASLRPKEQNNSEVKSPSQRFRSPAPTAKKRTFWDITTNNSPSVTTLNGRKTRSHVLAEPTAPPPSMLLQPGFARQKANI, from the exons ATGCCGGTTTCAACACGGTCTCAGATGAGCGGGGAAGCGGAACCGAACCCATCGACGGCGACACGGCTGAGAAACCCGCACCATGGGCTGAAGGAGAAGCTTAGAACGCTGACCCTTTTGTACGAGCAGCAGAAGCAAGCCTCGGTGTCTCTCAAGAACGCGTCTTTCAGGTTCCCTGAGAAGACAGTCATGCGAGAGAACGCAATGCCCAACACTGTCGTCACAAGAACCTTCGTGCTCCCCCAACCTCCCTCAAACGACGATGACGCCAAGGAAAACGCCATCATAGGCGCAGATCGCATTGTGGGGTTTTCGTGTCCCAGAAGAACGACAACAGATAATAATGTTTCCGTTACTTGTTCTGCCACGGTGGCGCGGAAGCTCTCGATGCAGGAACCAGAGAGAGTGGATGCGGTTTCAGAGAAGCAAGGGAAAGTGGGAAGCAGGATAATGGTTTTCGTGAGATTGAGACCGATGaataagaaagagaaggaaTCGGGTTCACGGTGCTGCGTCAGAGTTGTTAATCGCCGTGACGTTTACCTCACAGAATTTGCCAACGAAAACGATTATCTCAGACTTAATAGGCTTCGAGGACGCCACTTTACCTTCGATGCTGCGTTTCCAGACTCTGCTTCTCAGCAAGAAGTTTATTCCACATC gaCATCAGAGCTTGTTGAAGCGGTTTTGCAAGGGAGGAACGGGTCGGTTTTTTGTTATGGTGCAACAGGAGCTGGGAAGACTTACACAATGCTTGGGACGGTGGAGAATCCTGGGGTTATGGTTTTGGCTATTAAGGATCTTTTCAATAAAATCAGGCAGCGGAGTTGTGATGGAAACCATCTGGTTCATCTGTCCTATCTTGAGGTTTATAATGAAACTGTTAGGGATTTGCTTTCACCTGGGAGACCTCTAGTTCTTAGAGAAGATAAACAG GGGATTGTGGCAGCAGGTCTTACACAATATAGAGCGTATTCAACAGATGAA GTGATGGCATTGCTTCAACAAGGAAATCAGAACCGAACCACAGAACCAACTCGTGCAAATGAAACATCTTCCCGTTCCCATGCAATTTTGCAG GTCGTGGTGGAATACCGAGTTAGAGATGCCGCAATGAATGTTATTAACCGAGTGGGTAAGCTCTCATTAATTGATCTTGCAGGGTCTGAGAGAGCTCTCGCTACGGATCAAAGAACACTTAGATCTCTTGAGGGTGCCAATATAAACCGGTCTCTTCTTGCACTAAGCAGCTGTATTAATGCTCTAGTTGAAGGCAAGAAACATATCCCATACAGAAACTCAAAACTCACTCAGCTTCTCAAGGATTCACTAGGAGGAGCTTGTAACACAGTCATGATTGCAAACATAAGTCCAAGTAACTTCTCATTTGGTGAAACTCAGAATACAGTTCATTGGGCTGATAGAGCCAAGGAGATTCGACTGAAG GTAAACGATGCAAATGAGGATCAATTGCCAGTGCCTGAGATAGCATCTGACCAAACCAAGCTGGTACTTGAGCTACAAAAGGAGAATCGTGAGTTAAGAATACAACTAACACAACATCAGCAGAAGATGTTGACTCTCGAAGCACAATCCTTAGCTTCGCATTCCTCCCCAACACCGCCTTCAGCCGAACATCTTTCCACTCCAACTTCTGCCCAACCAGTTGAAAAACGAAGGAGTAGATCCTCTTTCTTGGCTGGAACTTGTTTCACTCCAGAAACCAAGAAGAAGGGAGCTGAACTAGCCATCAAGACACTTCAACGAACTGTAAAAACACTAGAGGCAGAGATTGAGAGAATGAAGAAGGATCACAAATTGCAGCTAAAGCAAAAAGATGATATTATCCGAGAGCTTTCACAAAACGGTGGTAGACAAACATTAACAGCTGGGGAAGCGGGAAAGGGAGTGGTGACCCGGGCTAGCCTACGGCCAAAGGAACAAAACAATAGTGAGGTAAAGAGTCCAAGTCAACGTTTTAGATCACCAGCACCCACTGCCAAGAAACGAACGTTTTGGGACATAACAACAAATAATAGTCCATCAGTTACCACATTAAATGGTAGAAAAACTAGAAGTCATGTCCTTGCTGAACCTACGGCTCCTCCTCCATCCATGCTTCTCCAG CCTGGTTTTGCTCGTCAAAAAGCCAATATTTAA